Within Streptomyces antibioticus, the genomic segment AGGCGGAGGACGAACTGCTGCGCGCCCGCGAGTCGTTGACGGCGGTCACCGCGCCGCTCGCGGTCCGCGCGGAGCTGCGCGGCCGGCTCGACGCGTACAAGGCGAAGGTCGCCCGGCTCGGCCTCGCCGAGGACCCGTTCCTCATCGAGCGCTACGACGCGGCGCGGCGGATGCTGTGGAGCGCGCCCTGCGATCTGCGCGTCGCGGAACAGGCCGTGCAGCGCTACCAGCGGGCGGCCGCCGAACTCCTGTCGGCGCCGCGCGCGGACCAGGGCGGACCTCAGGACCACAGGGGGGAGCGGTAGCCATGAGCCAGGCGGAGCAGTCGTGCCAGCGACCGGGCTGCGAGGGAGCGTACGAGGACGTCGGCGGCGGCGAACTGTACTGCGACACCTGCGGCCTGGCACCGGTCGTCGCGGCGTCCGGACCCGCCGTACCGGCCGGCGCCGAGGGTGCCGGCGGCACCGGCAAGGACGCCCCGGGAAGCGGCAGTTCGCGCTCGGCCCGCAGCTCCCGTACGTCGTCGCAGTCCTCGAAGTCGCGCCGCTCGGTGTCCGGCCGCCTCTCGCGCTCCCTGTCGGGCAAGACGTCCGGCCGGTCGGTGTCGGTGCGCAGCTCCGGTTCCACGGCCGGTTCCTCCGGGCGGGCCCGGCTCGGCGTCGGCCTGGTCGCGGTGCCGCAGGTGCCGCGGCCCGACCCGCGCGCGATGGTCCTGGACAACCCGGAGGTGCCCGAGCGCAAGCGGTTCTGCTCGCGCTCCGACTGCGGTGCCCCGGTGGGCCGCGCGCGGGGCGAACGGGAGGGGCGCACCGAGGGCTTCTGCACCAAGTGCGGCCACCCCTACTCCTTCGTCCCCAAGCTGAAGGCCGGGGACGTCGTGCACGGCCAGTACGAGGTCGCCGGCTGTCTGGCGCACGGCGGCCTGGGCTGGATCTATCTGGCGGTGGACCGGGCGGTCGCCGACCGCTGGGTGGTCCTCAAGGGCCTGCTCGACACCGGCGACCAGGACGCGATGGCCGCCGCGATCTCCGAGCGGCGCTTCCTCGCCGAGATCGAGCACGCCAACATCGTGCGGATCTACAACTTCGTCGAGCACCTCGACCAGCGCACCGGCTCGCTCGACGGCTACATCGTCATGGAGTACGTCGGCGGCAAGTCCCTCAAGGAGATCGCCAACGCCCGCCGCACCCCGGAGGGCAAGCGGGACCCGCTGCCCGTGGAGCAGGCGTGCGCGTACGGCATCGAGGCCCTGGAGGCGCTCGGCCATCTGCACAGCCGCAACCTGCTGTACTGCGACTTCAAGGTCGACAACGCCATCCAGACCGAGGACCAGCTCAAGCTGATCGACATGGGCGCGGTGCGCCGCATGGACGACGACGAGTCGGCCATCTACGGCACGGTCGGCTACCAGGCCCCCGAGGTCGCCGAGGCCGGCCCGTCGGTGGCCAGCGACCTGTACACCGTCGGCCGCACCCTGGCCGTCCTGACCTTCGACTTCCAGGGCTACACGACCGCCTTCGCGGACTCGCTGCCCGACCCGGACACCATCGAGGTCTTCCGCCGCTACGAGTCGTTCTACCGGCTGCTGGTGCGCGCCACGGACCCCGACCCGGCCCGCAGGTTCGCCTCCGCGCAGGAGATGGCGGAGCAGCTCACGGGCGTGCTGCGGGAGGTCGTCTCGCTCCAGACCGGACAGGCCCGGCCCGCGCTGTCCACGCTGTTCGGGCCCGAGGTGAGGGTCACCGACACGGAGCTGTTCCCGAGGCTGGACGGCGAGGTGTCCCGGCTCGGGGCCCGGATCCCGGCGCCCCGCCGCGCGAACGGGCGTACCCCCGAGGCGACTTCGGCCGCACCGCTGCCGGCCGTCCTCGCGGGTCTGGTGCGGGCCGTTCCCGCGCCGGCCGCCGGGCTCGCGCTGCCCGTCCCGCACGTCGACCCGTCCGACCCCAACGCGGGCTTCCTGGCGGGCCTGATGGCCTCCGCGCCGGCCGAGCTGATCACGGCACTCGCGGCCGCGCCCGCGCCGTCCGTGGAGACCCGGCTGCGGCAGGTCCGCGCCTGGCTGGAGAACGGCGACCACCGCGCCGCGCAGACCCTGCTGGCCACCCTGGAGGACGAACGCCCCGACGACTGGCGGGTCGTCTGGTACCGGGGCGTGGCCTCGCTGGCCACCGGCGACCAGGAGGGCGCCGCGCTCGCCTTCGACGCGATCTACGACGCCTTCCCGGGCGAGCCCGCGCCCAAGCTGGCGCTCGGCCTGTGCGCCGAGGTGCTGGGCCAGTTGGACAACGCCGCCGAGTACTACGGCCTCGTCTGGGCGACCGACCCGAGCTATGTGAGCGCCGCGTTCGGGCTGGCGCGGGTGCAACTGGCCGCCGGGGACCGGCGGGGCGCGGTGCGGACCCTGGAGTCGGTGCCGGAGTCCTCCATCCACTACACCGCCGCCCGGGTCGCGGCCGTCCGCGCCCGGCTGCGGCGGCGGACGGCGGCCGCCTCCGACACACCGTTCCTGGAGGACCTCACCGCGGGCGCGGCACAGGTCGAGGCGCTGGACGCGTACGGACTCGATCCGACGCGCCGGGAGCAGTTGTCCGCGGAGGTCCTCGGATGCGCCCTCGACTGGATACTCTCCGGTGGCCAGGGCGCGGGCCCGCAGGGCCGCCGGACGCTGCTCGGCAGCGAACTGGACGAGCGGGGGCTCCGCTTCGGCCTGGAGCGCTCGTACCGCACGCTCGCCCGGCTGGCGAGCGGCGGTGAGGAGAGGATCGACCTGGTGGAACGTGCCAATCGTTACCGCCCCCGGACGTGGGTGTAGTTGATGTCGCAGATGCCACGGCAGGCAGCACTGCCGACGTGTCCGAGCTGCGCGGAGCCGCTCGATGCGGGTGACCGTTTCTGCGGAGCGTGCGGATACGACCTGTCGGTCGTGCCGCCCCACCCGGAGGACCACCCGACCCTCACCATGAACGGCGCGGCGCACGCCGCGGCGAGCGACTCGGCGCCACCGGTTCCGCCCGCCGTGCCCGCCCCGCCCGTCGCGCCGGTTCCGCCGGAGACGGCGGGCTGGTCCACCGCCGCCCGGGCGCCCGCGCAGGCCGCCCCCGCCGCCCCCGTCGTACCCGCGCCGGGTGTGCGTTTCGACCGGCCCGCGGAGCCCGAGGAGTACTCGTTGCAGGCGCCCGACCCCCGGGTGGCCGCCGACTCCGCCCCGGCCCCCGAGCCCGCCAAGGTGTGCGTGGCCTGCCGCGCGGGCCGGGTGGACGACGACGGGTACTGCGAGAACTGCGGGCACGCCCAGCCCCGCGAACGCGACCACATGGAGGCCGAGCCGGGCCTGCTGGCCGCCGTCAGCGACCGCGGCCTGCGCCACCACCGCAACGAGGACGCGTTCGGCCTCGGCACCGCCGTCCTGCCCGACGGCTCGCCCGCGCTCGTCGCGATCGTCTGCGACGGCGTCTCCTCGGCGACCCGCCCCGACGACGCCTCCCTGGCCGCGTCCAGGGCGGCGAGCGAGTCGCTGCTCGCCGCCCTGCCGCAGGGCACGCATCCGCAGGCGGCCATGCACGAGGCGATCGTCGCCGCCTCGCACGCCGTCAACGCGCTCGCCGGCGAACCCGCCACCGCCCGCGAGCACGCCCCGCACCAGAACGCCCCGGCCTGCACCCTGGTCGGCGCGGTCGTCACCGCCGGACTCCTGGTCGTCGGCTGGGTCGGCGACAGCCGCGCCTACTGGGTCCCGGCGGACCGCGGCGCACCCGCGGCACGGCTCACCGAGGACGACTCCTGGGCCGCCCAGATGGTCGCCGCGGGCCTGATGAACGAGGCCGAGGCGTACGCCGACGAGCGCGCCCACGCGATCACCGGCTGGCTCGGCGCGGACGCCTACGAACTGGAGCCGCACACCGCCTCCTTCAAGCCGGACCGGCCCGGAGTGGTCGTGGTGTGCACCGACGGCCTGTGGAACTACGCGGAGGCCGCCGAGGAGATGGCCGAGGTCGTGCCCCTCGACGCGGCCGTACGGCCGCTGCACTGCGCCCGGGTGCTCGTCGGGCACGCCCTGGACGGCGGGGGCCACGACAACGTAACAGTGGCCGTCGTGCCGTTCCCCGCACCGCCGCAGGGGGCAGGATCCGCCTGAGGCGGCACAAAAGCCGTACCGCACCACAGCGCACGAGGACGCCTCGGCGGACCGGAGGGGACCGGTCCGTCCACAGTCTTCGCCTCGCCCAGGAGCGAGGCGCACAAGGGGGATTCGAGTCCGTATGGCCATTTTCTCGAAGTCGAACGTGCCGCAGTTCTCGGTGGACGTGTACCAGAACGAGTACCTGCCGGAGGGCGGCCGCGAGGTCAACGCGATCGTGACGGTCACTGCCACCGGCGGCGGCACCGTGGGCGGGGCGGTCGCCGCGCCGCATCTGTACGCGCCGGGCGAGAGCCCGTCCGCCGCCGTGGCGATCATGGTGGACTGTTCCGGCTCGATGGACTACCCGCCGACCAAGATGCGCAACGCGCGCGACGCCACGGCCGCCGCGATCGACACCCTGCGCGACGGCGTGCGCTTCGCGGTGATCGGCGGCACGCATGTGGCCAAGGAGGTCTACCCGGGCGGCGGCCGGCTCGCGGTCGCCGACGCCACGACCCGCGAACAGGCCAAGCAGGCCCTGCGCCGGCTGAGCGCGGGCGGCGGCACCGCCATCGGCACCTGGCTGCGGCTGGCCGAACGGCTGCTGTCCTCGGCCGACGTCGCCATCCGGCACGGCATCCTGCTCACCGACGGCCGCAATGAGCACGAGTCGCCGCAGGACCTCAAGGCCGCCCTCGACGCCGGCGCGGGCCGGTTCACCTGTGACGCCCGCGGTGTGGGCACCGACTGGGAAGTGAAAGAAGTCACAGGCATCGCCTCGGCGCTGCTCGGGACCGCCGACATAGTCGCCGATCCGTCCGGTCTCGCCGCCGACTTCACGCGCATGATGGAGACGGCGATGGGCAAGGAGGTCGCGGACGTCGCGCTGCGGCTGTGGACCCCGGTCGGCACCACCGTGAAGTTCGTCAAGCAGGTCGCCCCGACGGTCGAGGAGCTGACCGGCCGCCGTACCGAGGCGGGCCCGCGCGCGGGCGACTACCCCACCGGTTCCTGGGGCGACGAGTCCCGCGACTACCACGTGTGCGTCGAGGTCCCGGCCGCGGGCCTGGGCCAGGAGATGCTCGCCGCCCGGGTCTCCCTGGTCGTGCCGCACCCCGGTGACGGGACCGCGCAGGCGCTGGGCGCACCCGGCCTGGTCAAGGCCGTGTGGACCGACGACATGGCCGCCTCGACCTCGATCAACCCGCAGGTCGCGCACTACACGGGTCAGGCCGAACTGGCACAGGTCATCCAACAGGGACTGGACCTCCGCAAAGCGGGCGATCTCGATGGAGCAACGGCCAAACTGGGCCGGGCCGTTCAGCTCGCCAGCGTCTCGGGGAACGCGGATACTGCGAAACTGCTTGCGAAGGTGGTGGACGTGGTCGATGCCCCGACAGGTACTGTGCGACTGAAGGCCAAGGTCGCGGACGCCGACGAGATGACGCTCGAGACCCGGTCCACAAAGACTGTTCGTGTAAAGAAGTGACTGAGCGCCCCGCGCGGGCCATCGAGGGAAACAGAAGGAGAGGGGGACGCGCCGACATGCCGACCTGCCCGAACGGACACCAGTCGGGTTCCGACGACTGGTGCGAGGTGTGCGGTCACCGCATGGCCGGTGCCGTACCTCCGCCCCCGCCCCCGCCGCCTCCCACGGCCGGTTACGGCTTCCCGCCCCCGCCCCCGCAGAGCACCCAGCCCGGCGGCGGACGGCATCTGTCCTCCGTGCCGGAGCGCGAGCCCGAGCTGTGCCCGCAGTGCCGTACGCCCCGCGAGGGCGGCGCGCCCTTCTGCGAGGAGTGCCGGTGGAACTTCCTCACCAACACGGCGACCTCGTACACCCCGGCCGCCCCTCGCCCGCCGGCCTCCGGGCCCGGCGCGGGCCAGGGCCCGGGTCAGAGCCAGGGCCCCGGGCAGGGTCCGGGTCCGGGCCCCGATCCGCGGTTCCAGCCGCCGCCCCCGTCCTTCGGCGGCGGTGACTCCTTCGACTACCAGAGCTCGCGCCCGTCCCAGGTGAACCGGCCCGTGGAGCCGATCCCGCCGGGTCCGCAGGGACCGTCGTACGGCCGTGAGCCGTCCGGTCACCCCGGTCCGGGGGGACCCGGCGGGCGGCCGCCCGGCCCCAACGCGTTCGGGCACGACCCGTCCGCCCCGGGCGGCGGCTTCGGCCAGCAGCAGCCGGGCCCGCCGTCCGACCCCTACCGCCGGGAGCCCACGGGTCCGGGTGGCCCCGGCGCCCCCGGTGCCTTCGGCGGGGACCCCTCGCGGCAGGGCCCGCCGCCGGGCGGCCGTCCCGGTGGTCCGGGCGGTCCTGGCGGTCCCGGTGGTCCCGGTGGTCCGCAGGGCTATCAGCCCGCCGGTCCCACCGCCCCGCCCGGCTACCCGCACGAGACCGGCGGCGGCCGTCCCGCGCAGCCCGGCGGTCCGACCGGCGGTCCGGCCTTCGGCGGCGGTGACGACGACTGGGTGATCTCCCCGCCGTCCCACCACCAGGGCCAGGGCCAGGGACACGGACAGGGCCATGGACAGGGGCACGGACAGGGGCAGGGCCAGGGCGGAGGCGGCGGCTACGGCTATCCGCAGCAGCAGCCGACGACCTGGACGGCGACGATCGGTCCCGACCGCGCGTACTTCATGGCGATGATGCACCGCTCGGGCCCGGAGGCCGCGGGGCTCAACCTGCCCGCGTACTCCCCCGAGCAGCAGCGCACGCTCACCGGCAACCAGGTCACCATCGGCCGCCGCCGTCACTCCACCGGCGAGACCCCCGACATCGACCTGTCGGTGCCGCCGGAGGACCCGGGCGTCTCGCACCAGCACGCCGTGCTGGTCCAGCAGCCGGACGGCACCTGGGCGGTCGTCGACCAGAACTCGACGAACGGCACGACGGTCAACGGCGGCGAGGAGCCCATCCAGCCGTTCGTTCCGGTACCGCTCCAGGACGGCGACCGGGTGCACGTCGGCGCCTGGACGACGATCACCGTCCGCCGAGGCTAGAGGGCTGAGGGCGCCCGCGGTCAGGGGGCCGGCAGGGGCCAGGCGTACGGCCCCTCCGGCTCGTCCAGCCACGCCCACGCGGCACCGTCGTCGACCGTGATGCCGTAGCGCTCGCGGCCCGGCATGCCCTCGCGCTCCCACAGGGCGTACGCCTCCTGCGGGTCGAGGGTGCCCCGGGTGAGGGCCAGCAGGAAGCGGAACAGGTCGCTGTCCCGCGCCCGGCGCGGCACCCCGCCGCAGACGGCCGGCTCGGCGTCGGGCCGGCCCGCCCCGCGCAGCGGCACGAAGAAGGCGGGCGTGTGCAGGAAACGGCCCTCGGCGTGCCCGGCGTCGCGGACGGTCAGCACGACCAGTCCGGTGGCCATCGGCGCCAGGATCAGCGCCCCGGGACGGCACTGCCCGATCCACGCGCGCGGGACGGACGCGAGGGTGCAGGTCGCGATGATCCGGTCGAACGGCGCCCGCTCCGGCACTCCGCGCGCCCCGTCGCCGGTGACGACCGTCGGGTGGTAGCCGACGGCGGCCAGATGCGCGCGCGCCGACTCCGTGATCTCCGGATCGAGGTCGATCGTGGTGACGTACGCGTCGCCGAGCCGGTACGACAGCAGCGCCGCGTTGTAGCCGGTGCCGGCGCCGATCTCCAGGACCCGGTCGCCGTCCTCGACGCGCAGCGCGGCCAGCATCAGCGCCATCAGCGAGGGCTGGCTGCTGGAGGAGAGCAGTTCGCCGTCGCGCAGCCGGGTGGCCAGCGGGGTGTCCTCGTAGGCGCCGCGCAGCCAGCGCTCCCGGGTGCGCGGATCGCGGCTCTCGCCCCAGCGCCGCTCGTAGCCGCCGACACCGCTGACGTAGTAGTACGGCACGAAGAGATGGCGCGGTACGGCCGTGAACGCGGCCCGCCAGCGCGGGTCGGGCGCGAAGGCGCCGCTCGCCTCGATCACGGCCACCAGCGCCGCCCGCTCCACGGCGGCGAGCCGTGCGAGGTCTCCGAGGCCGGCGAGGCCCTTGTCGTCGTCCCTGGCGGGATCGTGGGCACCCATGCCTCCACTGTGCGGCGCCGGCCGCCGGGAAGCGAGCATCCCGCGCCGCCCTGGCCTCCTTCGGGCCCCCGCGCGTCTGAGACCATGGGAGGGTGAAAGAGATTCGGCGCGGCACGCTTCAGGAGCAGACCTTCTACGAGCAGGTCGGCGGGGAGGAGACCTTCCGCCGGCTGGTGCACCGTTTCTACCAGGGGGTCGCCGAGGACCCGATCCTCAAGCCGATGTACCCGGAGGAGGACCTGGGCCCGGCGGAGGAGCGGCTCGCGCTGTTCCTCATGCAGTACTGGGGCGGTCCCACGACGTACAGCGAGAACCGCGGCCATCCCCGGCTGCGGATGCGCCACGCCCCGTTCGTGGTCGACCGGGCCGCGCACGACGCCTGGTTGAAGCACATGCGGGACGCGGTCGACGAGCTGGGCCTGTCCGAGGAGCACGAGACGACGCTGTGGAACTACCTGACGTACGCGGCGGCGTCGATGGTGAACACCCCGGAGTGAAGCCGGGCCGCCGCTGTGTCAGCGGACGCTGAGGGGCGGGATCCCGAGGCCCGCGCCCGCGCGCCGTACGGCGATCGACCCGTACGGCGTGCGCAGCCGCAGCCACGCACCCGACGAGAGCAGCGCCAGGTTCTCGGCGTTCCCGGTGTTCTCGGCGTCCGACGCCGCCCGCAGGAAGCCCAGGGACTGGGCCGCGTGCACGGCGCGGACGGGCAGCGCGGTGTCCCCGACGGTCCGGGACCAGATCTCCCGCCCGGTCCGGTCGAGTTCGGCGCGGGTACGGCTCTGGGGCGCCAACTCCTCGGTGCGGCGCCGGAATTCACCCACCGCCGCGCCGACGGTGGCCCGCAGCGCGTCCGGTGCGGGCAGTCCCCGCTCGGGCCGCCAGCCGCCGCGGGGCGGCAGCACCCCGGCCCACGGCGGTCCCGTGACGGCGGCCGGGACGGCGGCGGTGGCCGCCGACTCGTCGACCGCCTCCAGCAGTTCGCCCGCGGACACGGTCACGTCCAGGGTGACGGTGAGGCCGTCCTCGTAGGGCTTGGCGAGCCGCACCGCGCGGATCGCCAGCACCTCGAAGGACGGCGGCCGGCCGAAGACGGCCAGTGCGGTGCCGGCCGCCTGCAGCCGGACCGCCGCTCCACGGTCGTAGTGGAGCAGCCGGGAGAGGAAGGCCGCGAGATCCGCCGCCTCCCCCTCGTCGGCGAGGTGGAGCACCGTCATGCGGCGACGGCCTCCTCGGCGTCGTCCTGGTACTCCTCCAGGAACTCGCGTTCCTCGGCGGTGATCCGGCGCGGCCGCTGCGTCGCGAAGTCGAACGGCACGATGACGGTGGAGGCCCGGACGTAGACGGTGTCCCCGTCCTTCACCTCGTAGCAGATGGTGAAGGACGCGGCCCTTATCCGTGTGACCCACAGCTCGATGTCCACGGGGCGGTGCCGGTGGACGAGCTGCCGCTTGTAGTCGATCTCGTGGCGCGCCACCACGGACCCCTGCTGGAAGTCCTTGTCCGGGCGGAACAGGAAGTCGATACGGGCTTCCTCCAGATAGCGGAGGAACACCACGTTGTTGACGTGGCCGTACGCGTCCATGTCCGCCCAGCGCAGCGGGCAGCGGTAGATGTGCCGCAAGATCGATCAGCCCCGGGTCAGCTTCTTGTAGGTGGCGCGGTGCGGACGCGCGGCGTCCGGCCCCAGGCGCTCGATCTTGTTCTTCTCGTAGGACTCGAAGTTGCCCTCGAACCAGAACCACTTGGAGTCGCCCTCGTAGGCGAGGATGTGCGTCGCCACCCGGTCCAGGAACCACCGGTCGTGGGAGACGACCACGGCGCAGCCGGGGAATTCGAGGAGCGCGTTCTCCAGGCTGCTGAGGGTCTCGACGTCGAGGTCGTTGGTCGGCTCGTCGAGGAGCAGCAGGTTGCCGCCCTGCTTGAGGGTGAGCGCGAGGTTGAGGCGGTTGCGCTCACCGCCGGAGAGCACGCCGGCCGGCTTCTGCTGGTCGGGACCCTTGAAACCGAAGGCGGAGACGTACGCCCGGGAGGGCATCTCGACCTGGCCGACGTTGATGTAGTCCAGCTCGTCGGAGACGACGGCCCACAGCGTCTTCTTCGGGTCGATGTTCTCGCGGCTCTGGTCGACGTACGAGATCTTGACGGTCTCGCCGACCTTGATCGCGCCGGAGTCCGGGGTCTCCAGACCCTGGATCATCTTGAAGAGGGTGGTCTTGCCGGCGCCGTTGGGGCCGATCACGCCCACGATGCCGTTACGGGGCAGGGTGAAGCTGAGGTCGTCGATGAGGACCTTGTCGCCGAACGCCTTGGAGAGGTTGCTGACCTCGACGACGATGGAGCCCAGACGCGGGCCCGGCGGGATCTGGATCTCCTCGAAGTCCAGCTTCCGCATCTTGTCGGCCTCGGCGGCCATCTCCTCGTAGCGGGCGAGGCGGGCCTTGGACTTGGCCTGGCGGCCCTTGGCGTTGGACCGCACCCACTCCAGCTCTTCCTTGAGCCGCTTGGCGCGCTTGGCGTCCTTCTGGCCCTCGACCTTGAGGCGGGTCGCCTTGGTGTCGAGGTAGGTGGAGTAGTTGCCCTCGTAGGGGTGGGCGCGGCCGCGGTCCAGCTCCAGGATCCACTCGGCCACGTTGTCCAGGAAGTACCGGTCGTGGGTGACGGCGACGACGGTGCCGGGGTACTTGGCGAGGTGCTGCTCCAGCCACTGCACGGACTCGGCGTCCAGGTGGTTGGTGGGCTCGTCGAGGAGCAGCAGGTCGGGGGCCTCCAGCAGCAGCTTGCAGAGCGCGACGCGGCGGCGCTCACCACCGGAGAGGTTGGTGACGGGCCAGTCGCCGGGCGGGCAGCCCAGGGCGTCCATGGCCTGCTCGAGCTGGGTGTCCAGGTCCCACGCGTTGGCGTGGTCCAGGTCCTCCTGGAGCTTGCCCATCTCGTCCAGCAGCGCGTCGGAGTAGTCGGTCGCCATCAGCTCGGCGACCTCGTTGAAGCGCTTGAGCTTGCCCATGACCTCGGCCGCGCCGTCCTGCACGTTCTCCAGGACGGTCTTGGACTCGTCGAGCGGCGGCTCCTGGAGCAGCATGCCGACGCTGTACCCGGGCGACAGGAACGCGTCACCGTTCGAGGGCTGCTCCAGCCCCGCCATGATCTTCAGAACGGTGGACTTACCGGCACCGTTCGGCCCGACCACACCGATCTTCGCGCCGGGCAGGAAGCTCAGGGTGACGTCGTCAAGGATGACCTTGTCGCCGTGTGCCTTGCGCGTCTTGCGCATGGTGTAGATGTACTCAGCCAAGAGAAACCGTCCGGCAGCTTGAAATCAGGCAGTGGTCAGATACATCCCATCTTGCCTGAGGTCCACCCCTGGGTGTTAACCCGTTTGACCGGACCTCTGTGAGCTGGGGCTTTGGGCGGGACGGCTGGTGTCGGGGTGGCGTTGGAACAGGTACATGCCGAGGATGTCGCCTCTGGCTCTGACCTGCTGTCCTGAGGAGAAGACCTTGTCGCGGGATTCCTCGCCGGTCGGGACGTAGAGGTACTGGGCGGTGTGCAGGGTCCAGCCCTCGTCCTCGATCCGGGAGAGGAGGTCGCCCCGGGCGGGGCGCGGTACGTCGGGGTGGTCGTGCTTGGTCCGGAGTACGGCGTGGACGTCGAGACGGCCCACCGCGTGCTGCGGGATCTCCGCCTCGAACCAGCCGTCGCCGCGTTCGAAGGCATGGCGGGCCGCCTGAACGTGCTGCTGGTGGATCTTCTCGACCTGGTCGTTGTGGCGGCGGACCCGGTCCGCCTCGCGGGTGTCGGTGTCCGCCGCGATCTCCTGCTGTCTGCGCTGCCAGCGCTCCTCGAAGCCCATGTGCCCCTCCCCCGCGTTCCTGGCCGACCGGCGCCACTTTCTCATGGACCCCGCGGGGCGGGTGAGGCCGGCGGTCGCCGCCTCACCCGTGGTGCGGTCGCCGCTCTCAGGCGCGGTAGCCCAGGAGCGTCATCATCCCGGACTCGGAGTGGTACTGGTTGTGGCAGTGCAGCATCCACAGCCCGGGGTTGTCGGCGTTGAAGTCGATGACGAGTTTGCGGTGCGGAAGGACCACCGCGGTGTCCTTGCGGGCCCCGGCCGAACCGATCCCGGCGAGGGCGAAGGTGTGGCCGTGCAGATGCATGGGGTGCCACATGTCGGTGCCGTTGACGAGGGTGACGCGGACCCGTTCGCCCTGCCGGACCGGATGGCAGCGCTCCAGGGAGTACGGCTGACGGTCGAAGCTCCAGTTGAACCGCTTCATGTCGCCGGTCAGCCGGAAGCGCAGCTCACGGTCCGGGGCGCGGTCGCAGAGCGCGACGGAGTCGTGCGGCACGAGCCGGGACGCCGGGACGATCCGGCCGTCCAGCTCCGAGGGGTGCGCACCGGGTCCGGGCCGCCGTCCGCCGCCGGTGCGCAGGACCGCCAGCGCCTTGGCGTTCTTGCCCTCGGCGAGCGCGACCAGCGGGAACACGCCGTCCTTGGCGGTGACCAGCACGTCGTAGCGCTCGGCCATGCCCAGCAGCAGGGCGTCCGTACGGGTGTGGCGCACGGGGTAGCCGTCGGTGTGGGTCACCGTCATCTCGTGGCCGCCGAGCGCCACCCGGAACGCGGTCTCGGCGGCGGCGTTGATGATCCGCAGCCGGATCCGGTCCCCGGGGCGGGCCCGCAGGACCGAGGGGGCCTCCGGGACCCGGCCGTTGACGAGGTAGTACGGGTAGGCGACATGGCCGCCGGGGCTGCGGAGGAGACGGCTGCGCGCCCCGTGCAGGATCCGCGAGGGGCCCGTTGCCCCGCCCGCAGCCCCGCCGGAAGCGCCGTGTCCCGAGCCGTGCGTCCCCTCCCCCATGTCCGCCATGCCGCGGCCGTGGCTCAGCTCCGCGAACACGGCGTCGGGGGTGGAGCCGTCCACGCCGTCGACCCAGTCGTCCAGGACGACGACCCACTCCTTGT encodes:
- a CDS encoding acyl-CoA thioesterase: MRHIYRCPLRWADMDAYGHVNNVVFLRYLEEARIDFLFRPDKDFQQGSVVARHEIDYKRQLVHRHRPVDIELWVTRIRAASFTICYEVKDGDTVYVRASTVIVPFDFATQRPRRITAEEREFLEEYQDDAEEAVAA
- a CDS encoding multicopper oxidase family protein; translated protein: MHTHTRRTVLGASIAAVGAGALGACTGSPSGSGAPSASGSPAGTATRTVSGSQPRPGPPAAAGPADRGSGHGTGHDAGRGTGSGDGFAGGRAAKGLAGYVTPSGPEVEAAERERGYGPVRKFSLTATEALLDLGGPTVRTWAYDGMLPGHEMRITKGDTFQLTFANHLPQATTLHSHGIRLRCDMDGVPGLTQSSIRPGADFTYRFAVSHPGTYWVHSHSGMQLDRGLYAPLIVEDPREPLSYDKEWVVVLDDWVDGVDGSTPDAVFAELSHGRGMADMGEGTHGSGHGASGGAAGGATGPSRILHGARSRLLRSPGGHVAYPYYLVNGRVPEAPSVLRARPGDRIRLRIINAAAETAFRVALGGHEMTVTHTDGYPVRHTRTDALLLGMAERYDVLVTAKDGVFPLVALAEGKNAKALAVLRTGGGRRPGPGAHPSELDGRIVPASRLVPHDSVALCDRAPDRELRFRLTGDMKRFNWSFDRQPYSLERCHPVRQGERVRVTLVNGTDMWHPMHLHGHTFALAGIGSAGARKDTAVVLPHRKLVIDFNADNPGLWMLHCHNQYHSESGMMTLLGYRA
- the ettA gene encoding energy-dependent translational throttle protein EttA: MAEYIYTMRKTRKAHGDKVILDDVTLSFLPGAKIGVVGPNGAGKSTVLKIMAGLEQPSNGDAFLSPGYSVGMLLQEPPLDESKTVLENVQDGAAEVMGKLKRFNEVAELMATDYSDALLDEMGKLQEDLDHANAWDLDTQLEQAMDALGCPPGDWPVTNLSGGERRRVALCKLLLEAPDLLLLDEPTNHLDAESVQWLEQHLAKYPGTVVAVTHDRYFLDNVAEWILELDRGRAHPYEGNYSTYLDTKATRLKVEGQKDAKRAKRLKEELEWVRSNAKGRQAKSKARLARYEEMAAEADKMRKLDFEEIQIPPGPRLGSIVVEVSNLSKAFGDKVLIDDLSFTLPRNGIVGVIGPNGAGKTTLFKMIQGLETPDSGAIKVGETVKISYVDQSRENIDPKKTLWAVVSDELDYINVGQVEMPSRAYVSAFGFKGPDQQKPAGVLSGGERNRLNLALTLKQGGNLLLLDEPTNDLDVETLSSLENALLEFPGCAVVVSHDRWFLDRVATHILAYEGDSKWFWFEGNFESYEKNKIERLGPDAARPHRATYKKLTRG